The Xiphophorus couchianus chromosome 5, X_couchianus-1.0, whole genome shotgun sequence genome includes a region encoding these proteins:
- the LOC114144296 gene encoding BTB/POZ domain-containing protein 3 isoform X2, with product MFNNEMMADVHFVVGPPGGTQRVPGHKYVLAVGSSVFHAMFYGELAEDTEEIRIPDVEPPSFLAMLKYIYCDEIDLCADTVLATLYAAKKYIVPHLARACVNFLETSLSAKNACVLLSQSCLFEEPDLTQRCWEVIDAQAELALRSEGFCDIDAQTLESILRRETLNAKEMVVFEAALSWAEAECHRRDLPPSIDNKRLVLGKAIYLIRIPAMALEDFANGAAQSGMLTLNETNDIFLWFTASRKPELLFCSKPRKGLAPQCCHRFQSCAYRSNQWRYRGRCDSIQFAVDRRVFIAGFGLYGSSCGSAEYSAKMELKRQGVPMAQRVIKFFSDGSSSTFPVWFDYPVQIEPDTFYTASVVLDGNELSYFGQEGMTEVQSGKVTFQFQCSSDSTNGTGVQGGQIPELIFYA from the exons ATGTTCAACAACGAGATGATGGCTGACGTTCACTTCGTGGTTGGACCGCCGGGCGGGACCCAGAGGGTTCCTGGACACAAG TATGTCCTGGCCGTGGGCAGCTCCGTGTTCCACGCCATGTTTTACGGCGAGCTGGCTGAGGACACGGAGGAGATCCGGATCCCGGACGTGGAGCCACCGTCCTTCCTGGCCATGCTGAA GTACATCTACTGTGACGAGATCGACCTGTGCGCCGACACGGTGCTCGCCACCCTCTACGCCGCCAAAAAATACATCGTGCCTCACCTGGCGCGGGCCTGCGTCAACTTCCTGGAGACGAGCCTGAGCGCCAAGAACGCCTGCGTGCTTCTGTCGCAGAGCTGCCTGTTCGAGGAGCCGGACCTGACGCAGCGCTGCTGGGAGGTCATCGACGCGCAGGCCGAGCTGGCGCTGCGCTCCGAGGGGTTCTGCGACATCGACGCGCAGACGCTGGAGAGCATCCTGCGGCGGGAGACGCTCAACGCCAAGGAGATGGTCGTGTTTGAGGCGGCGCTGAGCTGGGCCGAGGCAGAGTGCCATCGCCGCGACCTGCCGCCCTCCATCGACAACAAGCGGCTGGTGCTGGGCAAGGCCATCTACCTGATCCGCATCCCCGCCATGGCGCTGGAGGACTTTGCCAACGGCGCGGCGCAGTCCGGCATGCTAACGCTCAACGAGACCAACGACATCTTCCTGTGGTTCACGGCGTCCCGCAAGCCGGAGCTGCTGTTCTGCTCCAAGCCGCGGAAGGGCCTGGCGCCGCAGTGCTGCCACCGCTTCCAGTCCTGCGCCTACCGCAGCAACCAGTGGCGCTACCGCGGCCGCTGCGATAGCATCCAGTTCGCCGTGGACCGCCGCGTCTTCATCGCCGGCTTCGGCCTGTACGGCTCCAGCTGCGGCTCAGCCGAGTACAGCGCCAAGATGGAGCTGAAGCGGCAGGGCGTGCCCATGGCGCAGCGCGTCATCAAGTTCTTCTCCGACGGCTCCAGCAGCACCTTCCCGGTCTGGTTCGACTACCCGGTCCAGATCGAGCCCGACACCTTCTACACGGCCAGCGTGGTTCTGGACGGCAACGAGCTCAGCTACTTCGGCCAGGAGGGAATGACGGAGGTCCAGAGCGGAAAGGTCAccttccagttccagtgctCCTCCGACAGCACCAACGGGACCGGTGTCCAGGGCGGCCAGATCCCAGAACTTATCTTCTACGCCTGA
- the LOC114144296 gene encoding BTB/POZ domain-containing protein 3 isoform X1, protein MAAELFPAKKLVSSASSSSSAAASLQQQNLSNNNPAPGGCSWQGLYPTIRERNSVMFNNEMMADVHFVVGPPGGTQRVPGHKYVLAVGSSVFHAMFYGELAEDTEEIRIPDVEPPSFLAMLKYIYCDEIDLCADTVLATLYAAKKYIVPHLARACVNFLETSLSAKNACVLLSQSCLFEEPDLTQRCWEVIDAQAELALRSEGFCDIDAQTLESILRRETLNAKEMVVFEAALSWAEAECHRRDLPPSIDNKRLVLGKAIYLIRIPAMALEDFANGAAQSGMLTLNETNDIFLWFTASRKPELLFCSKPRKGLAPQCCHRFQSCAYRSNQWRYRGRCDSIQFAVDRRVFIAGFGLYGSSCGSAEYSAKMELKRQGVPMAQRVIKFFSDGSSSTFPVWFDYPVQIEPDTFYTASVVLDGNELSYFGQEGMTEVQSGKVTFQFQCSSDSTNGTGVQGGQIPELIFYA, encoded by the exons ATGGCAGCAGAGCTGTTCCCCGCCAAGAAGCTGGTGTCTTCGGCctcaagcagcagcagcgccgCCGCCTCgctccagcagcagaacctgagCAACAACAACCCGGCCCCGGGCGGCTGCAGCTGGCAGGGCCTGTACCCCACCATCCGGGAGAG GAATTCAGTCATGTTCAACAACGAGATGATGGCTGACGTTCACTTCGTGGTTGGACCGCCGGGCGGGACCCAGAGGGTTCCTGGACACAAG TATGTCCTGGCCGTGGGCAGCTCCGTGTTCCACGCCATGTTTTACGGCGAGCTGGCTGAGGACACGGAGGAGATCCGGATCCCGGACGTGGAGCCACCGTCCTTCCTGGCCATGCTGAA GTACATCTACTGTGACGAGATCGACCTGTGCGCCGACACGGTGCTCGCCACCCTCTACGCCGCCAAAAAATACATCGTGCCTCACCTGGCGCGGGCCTGCGTCAACTTCCTGGAGACGAGCCTGAGCGCCAAGAACGCCTGCGTGCTTCTGTCGCAGAGCTGCCTGTTCGAGGAGCCGGACCTGACGCAGCGCTGCTGGGAGGTCATCGACGCGCAGGCCGAGCTGGCGCTGCGCTCCGAGGGGTTCTGCGACATCGACGCGCAGACGCTGGAGAGCATCCTGCGGCGGGAGACGCTCAACGCCAAGGAGATGGTCGTGTTTGAGGCGGCGCTGAGCTGGGCCGAGGCAGAGTGCCATCGCCGCGACCTGCCGCCCTCCATCGACAACAAGCGGCTGGTGCTGGGCAAGGCCATCTACCTGATCCGCATCCCCGCCATGGCGCTGGAGGACTTTGCCAACGGCGCGGCGCAGTCCGGCATGCTAACGCTCAACGAGACCAACGACATCTTCCTGTGGTTCACGGCGTCCCGCAAGCCGGAGCTGCTGTTCTGCTCCAAGCCGCGGAAGGGCCTGGCGCCGCAGTGCTGCCACCGCTTCCAGTCCTGCGCCTACCGCAGCAACCAGTGGCGCTACCGCGGCCGCTGCGATAGCATCCAGTTCGCCGTGGACCGCCGCGTCTTCATCGCCGGCTTCGGCCTGTACGGCTCCAGCTGCGGCTCAGCCGAGTACAGCGCCAAGATGGAGCTGAAGCGGCAGGGCGTGCCCATGGCGCAGCGCGTCATCAAGTTCTTCTCCGACGGCTCCAGCAGCACCTTCCCGGTCTGGTTCGACTACCCGGTCCAGATCGAGCCCGACACCTTCTACACGGCCAGCGTGGTTCTGGACGGCAACGAGCTCAGCTACTTCGGCCAGGAGGGAATGACGGAGGTCCAGAGCGGAAAGGTCAccttccagttccagtgctCCTCCGACAGCACCAACGGGACCGGTGTCCAGGGCGGCCAGATCCCAGAACTTATCTTCTACGCCTGA